A genomic segment from Flavobacterium inviolabile encodes:
- a CDS encoding geranylgeranylglycerol-phosphate geranylgeranyltransferase, with protein MLTRKSKLTLMKILSLFSVVRGYNIPVIVLAQYLSSIFILAPEERALDIILDWRLFIIVFVSTLSIASGYIINNFYDAQKDLINRPNKSMLDRLVSQKTKLKVYFGLNFLATALAYIVSWRAAFFFATYIFLIWFYSHKLKKYPIIGNLTAALLAVLPFFGILLYFKNFYHVIFAHAGFLFLLMLIREMIKDLENIKGDVASNYQTIPVRFGEKISKQIITVLTIATILPVFILVEKYDVGYMDIYFYVALIILMYFIRLLWKSETQRQYIQLHNILKSLIVAGVFCIVLIDPTVLVNGKKLLSCL; from the coding sequence ATGCTTACCCGTAAATCCAAATTGACTTTAATGAAAATCCTCAGTTTGTTTTCTGTGGTACGTGGTTATAATATTCCTGTAATAGTTTTAGCACAATATTTATCGTCAATTTTTATACTCGCACCCGAAGAACGGGCGCTGGACATTATATTGGACTGGCGGCTGTTTATCATTGTGTTCGTGTCGACGTTAAGCATTGCTTCCGGTTACATCATCAATAATTTTTATGATGCCCAGAAAGATTTAATCAACCGTCCCAACAAATCCATGCTGGACCGTCTGGTAAGCCAGAAAACCAAACTAAAGGTTTATTTCGGACTTAATTTCCTGGCAACCGCTTTGGCTTATATTGTTTCCTGGCGTGCCGCATTTTTCTTTGCAACCTATATTTTCCTGATCTGGTTTTATTCCCACAAGCTTAAAAAATATCCGATAATCGGGAACCTTACGGCAGCATTACTGGCCGTATTGCCGTTTTTTGGAATACTCCTGTATTTTAAAAACTTCTACCATGTGATCTTCGCCCATGCCGGCTTTTTGTTTTTACTGATGCTGATCCGGGAAATGATCAAAGACCTTGAAAATATCAAAGGCGATGTCGCTTCGAACTACCAGACAATACCGGTTCGTTTCGGAGAAAAAATATCCAAACAGATCATTACCGTATTAACGATAGCCACAATTTTACCGGTTTTTATCCTGGTTGAAAAATATGATGTGGGTTATATGGACATCTATTTTTATGTAGCCCTGATCATTCTGATGTACTTTATCCGGCTGTTATGGAAATCGGAAACACAGCGCCAGTACATCCAGCTGCACAATATTTTAAAATCACTTATTGTGGCAGGAGTGTTCTGTATTGTGCTGATTGATCCTACCGTTTTGGTCAATGGGAAGAAACTGCTTTCCTGCCTGTAA
- a CDS encoding diphosphomevalonate/mevalonate 3,5-bisphosphate decarboxylase family protein: MFLEKDFVYHAALTTIDSGSFEWSAPSNIALVKYWGKKDNQIPANPSISLTLNNCKTVTKLAFAVKEDKTAFSFDLLFEGAVKEAFKPKIQKFFERIEPYCPYLKNFHFTIDTLNTFPHSSGIASSASGMAALAMNIMSLEKALNPEMNDDYFYRKASFLARLGSGSACRSVKGSVVVWGEQKDISESSDLYGVTFPSEVHDHFKNYQDTILLVDKGEKQVSSTVGHDLMFGHPYAERRFEQAHTNLSLMKTILENGDVAEFIKIVESEALTLHAMMMTSMPYYILMKPNTLEIINSIWKYRNATGIPVCFTLDAGANVHVLYPQNVKEKVLEFITKELIGYCENSQYICDEIGTGSERIK, translated from the coding sequence ATGTTTTTAGAAAAGGATTTTGTTTATCACGCTGCGTTGACAACAATTGATAGTGGAAGTTTTGAGTGGAGTGCACCCAGTAATATTGCTTTAGTGAAATATTGGGGGAAAAAGGACAACCAGATTCCGGCCAATCCTTCAATAAGCCTAACCCTTAACAATTGTAAGACGGTAACCAAACTGGCTTTTGCAGTAAAAGAAGACAAAACAGCTTTTTCTTTTGACTTGCTGTTTGAAGGAGCGGTAAAAGAAGCTTTTAAACCGAAAATCCAGAAATTTTTTGAGCGTATCGAACCGTATTGTCCGTATCTGAAAAACTTCCATTTCACAATAGATACCTTAAATACATTTCCGCACAGTTCCGGTATTGCTTCTTCCGCATCGGGTATGGCCGCTTTGGCGATGAACATCATGAGCCTTGAAAAAGCCTTGAATCCGGAAATGAACGACGATTATTTTTACCGGAAAGCCTCTTTCCTGGCGCGATTGGGTTCCGGAAGTGCCTGCAGAAGCGTAAAGGGAAGTGTTGTGGTATGGGGAGAACAAAAAGATATTTCCGAAAGTTCCGATTTATACGGAGTGACTTTTCCTTCGGAAGTTCACGACCATTTTAAAAATTACCAGGACACGATTCTTTTGGTGGACAAAGGCGAGAAACAGGTTTCCAGTACGGTAGGGCATGACTTAATGTTCGGGCATCCGTATGCCGAAAGACGCTTTGAACAGGCGCATACCAATCTGTCGTTAATGAAAACCATCCTGGAAAACGGCGATGTGGCAGAATTTATTAAAATTGTGGAAAGCGAAGCATTGACGCTGCATGCGATGATGATGACTTCGATGCCGTATTATATACTGATGAAACCCAATACGCTGGAAATTATTAACAGCATCTGGAAATACAGGAATGCTACCGGTATTCCGGTTTGTTTTACGTTAGACGCCGGTGCAAATGTACACGTGCTTTACCCTCAGAATGTAAAGGAAAAGGTGCTGGAATTTATTACCAAAGAATTAATTGGCTATTGTGAAAACAGTCAGTACATTTGTGACGAAATTGGAACGGGATCCGAAAGGATAAAATAA
- a CDS encoding AsmA family protein, whose translation MKSNIKNIALKTVKITGITIVSILLLLFLIPLLFPGTIAEQVKKAANEKLDGELDFKETHLSFYKHFPSLTVSLDEFSLKGSAPYRNETLVAAKEVAFGINLKRLIFDNQVSIDEIYLSDGLANIMVDEKGRANYNVYISNAPKTTSDTTSASIRLDRIEIKNVHLKYTDLSAKLAIEAKDFNYIGKGDLDKSIFDLTTKARIGSLDLAFDGETYLKNKVVNADLLTRINTNSLSFVFQQNNLKINKLPVQFIGKLNFLKDGYDIDIHVETKDSKLNDLFTALPPAYVTWLEKTKVEGQTDVLFTFKGIYNASQNKKPDLGLDVNIRDGFIAYKDTPFPTSNIFLKLKTRLPSLDPNLLEIDMDSIHFNVGKDFMKGKLYSKGTKSIALDTDIKAKLDLEKLNRALGLEKVELKGLLTSSIKAKGDYDAAKKLFPVTDGFIAVQSGRLKTPYYPNPIDSIRINARIKNTTGSYKDLMVKVTPASFHFEGNPIYVAADLYNFEDLAYKVKAKGEIDVAKVYKVFKQEGLDVKGYIKADLFLQGKQSYATSGQYGKMNNKGTLLLRDINAKSQFFPKPFLIKEGQFKFDRDKMFFNTFLASYGQSDFALNGQLQNVINFVLNNKSVLKGNFTVNSGLLNINEFMAYNPEGNKSNNSKVSAKQAPPKQATGVVMVPSNLDVSVTANAKKVDYDGLLLDNMTGKAIVRKGKLILRNAGFGIIGSRMAIDGVYNAVTADKADFNLHYRAKDFDVQRAYKEVKLFRDLATSAEKAEGIIGVDYRLRGVLDNSMQPIMPSLKGQGTLSVRKVKISGLKLFSAISKKTGSDGIDNPDLSEVEINSKIKNNVITIDETLIKVALFRLKFKGETNFAGQMNLKMRLGLPPFGLIGIPVVITGNRDNPKVKVFSKTGEDVQETEYKGNVPNTPVTPGEPKAPNSNDAKEVKDTQKEN comes from the coding sequence ATGAAAAGCAACATTAAAAATATAGCCCTCAAGACAGTAAAGATTACAGGGATAACCATTGTAAGTATATTACTGCTTTTATTTTTAATTCCGTTATTATTTCCGGGCACCATTGCCGAACAGGTAAAGAAAGCTGCCAACGAAAAACTGGATGGGGAACTGGACTTTAAAGAAACACATTTGTCTTTCTACAAGCATTTCCCGTCGCTTACGGTTTCGCTGGACGAATTTTCGTTAAAAGGCTCGGCACCGTACAGAAATGAAACATTGGTTGCGGCCAAAGAGGTGGCTTTCGGGATCAACCTGAAACGTCTTATTTTTGACAATCAGGTTAGTATTGATGAGATCTATCTGTCCGATGGACTTGCCAATATTATGGTTGACGAAAAAGGACGGGCGAATTACAATGTTTATATTTCCAATGCACCGAAAACAACTTCCGATACGACTTCTGCTTCCATCCGCCTGGACAGAATCGAGATAAAGAATGTTCACTTAAAATATACCGACCTTTCTGCCAAATTAGCCATTGAGGCAAAAGACTTTAATTATATCGGAAAAGGCGATTTGGATAAATCCATATTCGACCTGACGACCAAAGCACGGATCGGCTCACTGGATCTGGCTTTTGACGGGGAAACCTATCTGAAAAACAAAGTGGTTAACGCCGATCTGTTAACCCGTATCAACACCAATTCCTTATCGTTTGTATTCCAGCAGAACAACCTGAAAATTAATAAACTTCCCGTCCAGTTTATCGGGAAACTGAATTTCTTAAAAGACGGATACGATATCGATATCCATGTGGAAACAAAAGACAGCAAGCTGAACGACCTGTTTACCGCTTTGCCGCCGGCTTATGTTACCTGGCTGGAAAAAACAAAAGTGGAAGGGCAGACCGATGTGCTGTTCACCTTTAAAGGGATTTATAATGCTTCGCAAAACAAAAAACCGGATCTGGGTCTGGATGTGAATATCCGTGACGGTTTTATCGCTTATAAAGACACGCCGTTTCCAACATCGAACATCTTTTTAAAACTAAAAACCCGATTGCCATCTTTGGATCCGAACCTGTTGGAGATCGACATGGATTCCATCCATTTTAATGTCGGGAAAGATTTTATGAAAGGAAAACTGTATTCGAAAGGAACTAAGAGCATCGCTTTGGATACGGATATAAAGGCCAAACTGGATTTGGAGAAACTGAATCGTGCGTTGGGTCTGGAAAAAGTAGAATTAAAAGGATTGCTTACTTCCAGCATAAAAGCCAAAGGCGATTATGATGCCGCTAAAAAGCTGTTCCCGGTTACCGATGGTTTTATAGCTGTTCAAAGCGGAAGGCTGAAAACACCATATTACCCGAATCCGATTGATTCGATCCGGATCAATGCAAGAATAAAAAATACGACCGGAAGCTATAAAGACCTGATGGTTAAAGTAACGCCGGCATCGTTCCATTTTGAAGGAAACCCGATATATGTGGCTGCCGATTTATACAATTTTGAAGACCTGGCGTATAAAGTAAAAGCCAAAGGCGAAATTGATGTGGCAAAAGTATACAAGGTCTTTAAGCAGGAAGGACTGGATGTTAAAGGATATATCAAAGCCGATTTGTTTTTACAGGGGAAACAGAGCTATGCAACTTCCGGGCAATATGGTAAAATGAACAACAAAGGGACGTTATTGCTGCGGGATATCAATGCGAAATCACAGTTTTTCCCGAAACCGTTCCTGATCAAAGAAGGACAGTTCAAATTTGACCGCGATAAGATGTTTTTCAATACATTCCTGGCAAGTTACGGACAGTCGGATTTTGCGCTGAACGGACAGTTGCAGAACGTTATCAATTTTGTACTCAATAATAAGAGTGTACTGAAAGGAAATTTTACGGTTAACTCCGGTTTGTTAAATATTAATGAATTTATGGCTTATAATCCGGAAGGCAATAAAAGCAATAATTCGAAAGTGAGCGCGAAACAGGCACCGCCAAAACAAGCTACCGGTGTTGTTATGGTGCCGTCCAACCTGGATGTTTCGGTTACTGCAAATGCTAAGAAAGTGGATTATGACGGCTTGTTACTGGACAATATGACCGGGAAAGCCATCGTTCGGAAAGGAAAGCTGATATTGCGCAATGCCGGTTTTGGAATCATTGGCAGCCGGATGGCTATTGACGGGGTTTATAATGCGGTAACAGCCGATAAAGCCGATTTTAATTTGCATTACCGCGCCAAAGACTTCGATGTACAGCGTGCTTATAAGGAAGTGAAATTATTCCGTGATCTGGCTACCTCTGCCGAAAAAGCAGAAGGAATTATCGGAGTGGATTACCGGTTACGGGGTGTGCTGGATAACAGCATGCAGCCGATAATGCCTTCGTTAAAAGGACAGGGAACACTGTCTGTCCGGAAAGTGAAGATCAGCGGACTGAAACTGTTTTCGGCTATCAGTAAGAAAACAGGTTCTGACGGTATCGATAATCCGGATCTGAGCGAAGTGGAAATCAACTCAAAAATTAAAAATAACGTTATTACGATTGATGAAACATTAATCAAAGTAGCCTTATTCCGATTGAAATTTAAAGGGGAAACCAACTTTGCCGGACAGATGAATCTGAAAATGCGTCTGGGACTGCCGCCATTCGGATTAATCGGTATTCCGGTAGTGATTACCGGTAATAGAGACAATCCAAAAGTGAAAGTGTTTAGCAAAACCGGAGAAGACGTACAGGAAACGGAATATAAAGGCAATGTGCCCAATACACCAGTTACGCCGGGCGAACCGAAAGCACCGAACAGCAATGATGCGAAAGAGGTAAAAGATACCCAAAAAGAAAATTAA
- a CDS encoding nuclear transport factor 2 family protein — MTSETLQSIAFRWFEAFNTKQLDKLLSLYDDDAKHFSPKLKIHQPETNGLVVGKEAMRAWWQDAFDRLPGLHYKVTSLTANTDRIFMEYIRQVNGEEDMLVAEVLDVKNGKIIASRVYHG; from the coding sequence ATGACATCTGAAACATTACAATCGATTGCTTTTCGCTGGTTTGAAGCTTTTAATACCAAGCAGCTTGACAAATTGTTATCCTTATATGACGACGACGCAAAACATTTCAGCCCGAAATTAAAGATCCATCAGCCGGAAACCAATGGTCTGGTGGTAGGAAAAGAAGCAATGCGTGCCTGGTGGCAGGATGCTTTTGACCGTTTGCCAGGTCTGCACTATAAAGTAACATCGCTTACGGCCAATACCGACAGGATTTTTATGGAATACATCCGACAGGTAAACGGAGAAGAAGATATGCTGGTTGCAGAAGTACTCGACGTTAAAAACGGAAAAATAATCGCTTCCCGTGTGTATCACGGATAA
- a CDS encoding pseudouridine synthase, translated as MNNGKGNNKRGTSSGKPSFGPKKAKPSGGSSFKKDDKKGGFSKPKPSFDRKPKAPKAPKTPGNPDEIRLNKYISNSGVCSRRDADIYIQSGNVKVNGEVITEMGYKVKLNDVVNFDGTVITPEKKEYILLNKPKGFTTAGDGDVNTSNVLDLVRNATRARLQAVGRMDKTTTGLLLFTNDTDMVRKFTIPNQRSSKVYQISLDKNLKYEDLEKVAGGLTIENHRVFVEEISYIEEQPKSEIGLKMKTSNVKVVRSIFEHLGYDVLKVDRVVFAGLTKKNLPRGNWRFLTEQEIINLKNI; from the coding sequence ATGAATAACGGAAAAGGAAATAATAAAAGAGGTACTTCATCGGGAAAACCAAGTTTCGGGCCTAAAAAGGCTAAGCCATCGGGAGGTTCTTCTTTTAAGAAAGATGATAAGAAAGGTGGTTTTTCAAAACCAAAACCTTCTTTTGACAGAAAACCAAAGGCACCTAAAGCTCCAAAAACACCAGGTAATCCGGACGAAATACGTTTAAATAAATACATCTCTAATTCCGGAGTTTGCTCCCGTCGTGATGCGGATATTTATATCCAGTCCGGAAACGTAAAAGTTAACGGTGAAGTGATCACAGAAATGGGATACAAAGTGAAACTGAATGATGTGGTGAATTTTGACGGAACGGTAATCACTCCTGAGAAAAAAGAATACATCCTGTTGAATAAACCAAAAGGATTTACAACAGCCGGCGACGGTGATGTAAACACCAGCAATGTACTGGATTTGGTGCGTAATGCTACAAGAGCAAGATTGCAGGCGGTAGGGCGTATGGATAAAACAACCACCGGTTTGTTATTGTTTACCAATGATACCGACATGGTTCGTAAATTCACGATCCCGAACCAGCGTTCTTCAAAAGTATACCAGATCTCATTAGATAAAAACCTGAAATACGAAGACCTGGAAAAAGTGGCAGGCGGACTGACAATAGAAAATCACCGTGTTTTTGTAGAAGAGATCTCCTATATTGAAGAACAGCCAAAGAGTGAAATCGGGTTAAAAATGAAAACATCCAACGTAAAAGTAGTACGTTCTATCTTCGAACATTTGGGATATGATGTTTTAAAAGTGGACCGTGTTGTTTTTGCAGGATTAACGAAAAAGAACCTGCCAAGAGGAAACTGGCGTTTCTTAACAGAACAAGAAATTATCAATTTAAAGAATATATAA
- a CDS encoding M3 family metallopeptidase, protein MITKTVLILTTVGMSLLSGNDDRSEKNGDPTNPLLAAYNTPYEVPPFHLIKNEHFKPALLEGIKVHQKEIDAIADNPAKPTFDNTILALENAGQLLNRVATVFGNMSSANTNDQLQTIAQEMAPISSKHNDNIYLNEKLFARVKAVWDTQKTLKLTPEQTRLLEKKYKAFVRSGANLSETDKEKLRKINSELSLLSLKFGNNILKENNAYELVIDKKADLAGLPDELIVAAAAKAKAAGKEGKWVFTLSNSSVMPFLQYADNRELRKQIWTAYQNRGNNNNEFDNKQNVIQMANLRGEKARLLGYKNHAAYVLEESMAKTPEKATELLNKLWKPALEKSKQETADIKKMMAADGVSGEVQPYDWRYYTEKIRKERYNLDEQEVKPYFSIANVQKGIFKVTENLYGLKFEELKDVPKYHDDVTVWKVMEKDGTEVGTLYMDFYSRSSKNGGAWMTSYRPQRMENGKRIPPVISIVCNYSKPVGDAPTLLTFDETTTFFHEFGHALHGLLSNVNYQSMAGTAVPRDFVELPSQVMENWAAEPEVLKMYAKHYQTGAVIPDALIEKLQKSGTFDQGFATVEYLAASLLDMEYHTQTGNISQDANTFEANAMKKIGLTGAIIPRYRSTYFSHIFSGGYSAGYYSYIWSGVLDTDAFEAFKSTTLFNQEKAKAFRKYVLEKGGTEDPMILYKKFRGEEPNITPLLNKRGLNNGAKLLKN, encoded by the coding sequence ATGATTACAAAAACTGTTCTGATTCTTACTACCGTAGGAATGTCCCTGCTTTCGGGGAATGACGATAGGTCTGAAAAAAACGGAGACCCGACCAATCCGCTTTTGGCAGCCTACAACACTCCCTATGAAGTTCCTCCGTTTCATTTAATAAAAAACGAACATTTCAAACCGGCATTGCTGGAAGGTATCAAAGTGCATCAAAAAGAGATCGATGCCATTGCAGACAATCCGGCCAAACCGACTTTCGACAATACCATACTGGCACTTGAAAATGCCGGACAGTTATTAAACAGGGTGGCGACCGTTTTCGGCAACATGAGTTCTGCCAATACAAACGACCAGTTACAGACCATTGCCCAGGAAATGGCGCCTATTTCTTCCAAACACAACGATAACATTTACCTGAACGAAAAATTATTCGCGCGTGTAAAAGCAGTTTGGGATACTCAAAAAACCTTGAAACTCACTCCGGAACAAACCCGTTTACTGGAGAAAAAATACAAAGCCTTCGTGAGAAGCGGCGCTAATTTATCGGAAACCGATAAAGAAAAACTGCGTAAGATCAACAGTGAGCTGTCCCTATTGTCGTTAAAATTCGGAAACAACATCCTGAAAGAAAACAATGCTTACGAATTGGTTATCGACAAAAAAGCAGACTTGGCCGGATTGCCGGATGAATTAATCGTTGCTGCTGCTGCCAAGGCTAAAGCGGCCGGAAAAGAAGGCAAATGGGTGTTCACTCTGAGCAATTCCAGCGTAATGCCATTTCTGCAATATGCAGACAATCGCGAACTGCGCAAACAAATCTGGACCGCATACCAGAATCGCGGTAACAACAACAATGAGTTTGACAACAAACAGAACGTGATCCAGATGGCAAATCTTCGCGGTGAAAAAGCACGCTTATTGGGCTATAAAAACCATGCAGCCTACGTACTGGAAGAAAGTATGGCCAAAACACCTGAAAAAGCGACAGAATTGCTGAACAAGTTATGGAAACCGGCTTTGGAGAAGTCCAAACAGGAAACGGCAGATATTAAAAAAATGATGGCTGCCGACGGTGTTTCCGGTGAGGTACAGCCGTATGACTGGCGTTACTATACCGAAAAAATCCGCAAGGAGCGTTACAACCTGGATGAACAGGAAGTAAAACCGTATTTCAGCATAGCCAATGTTCAGAAAGGGATTTTTAAGGTTACGGAAAACCTATACGGTTTAAAATTTGAAGAACTGAAAGATGTTCCAAAATACCATGACGATGTTACGGTATGGAAAGTTATGGAAAAGGACGGCACGGAAGTGGGTACCTTATATATGGATTTCTATTCCCGTTCTTCTAAAAACGGCGGTGCCTGGATGACTTCATACCGTCCGCAGCGCATGGAAAACGGCAAACGTATTCCTCCGGTAATTTCCATTGTTTGCAATTATTCCAAACCGGTGGGAGATGCACCTACCTTGTTAACTTTTGACGAAACAACTACTTTTTTCCATGAATTCGGACATGCCTTACACGGATTGCTTTCGAATGTGAACTACCAGAGTATGGCAGGAACTGCGGTACCGAGAGATTTTGTAGAATTACCATCGCAGGTAATGGAAAACTGGGCTGCCGAACCGGAAGTATTAAAAATGTATGCGAAGCATTACCAGACCGGAGCGGTAATCCCGGATGCTTTGATCGAAAAATTACAAAAGTCAGGAACTTTTGATCAGGGCTTTGCTACGGTAGAATATTTAGCAGCTTCTTTACTGGACATGGAATACCATACCCAAACCGGGAATATCAGCCAGGATGCCAATACTTTTGAAGCCAATGCAATGAAAAAAATCGGGTTGACCGGTGCGATCATTCCGCGTTACAGAAGTACCTACTTCAGTCATATTTTCTCCGGCGGATATTCGGCAGGATATTACAGCTATATCTGGTCCGGTGTGTTGGACACGGATGCTTTTGAAGCGTTTAAAAGCACGACATTATTCAACCAGGAAAAAGCAAAAGCGTTCCGTAAATATGTCCTTGAAAAAGGCGGAACGGAAGATCCGATGATTTTGTATAAAAAATTCAGAGGTGAAGAGCCTAATATTACTCCTTTATTAAACAAAAGAGGTCTTAATAATGGCGCGAAGTTATTAAAGAACTAA
- a CDS encoding OmpA family protein, whose amino-acid sequence MSKKATYLLGILATIIIGCFLYHRLCCMNCDRACCKKDVATVQDNLPPTSPFLLKGNGIDFTTQSNFNFLKNDFKKLLPVNDSINLGITSLKTLFDKGGNTLKITGFATKDEVNNSMFPNLGFARANDVKNYFVAQGISSAKIEINGEVKDDLSITNDTLFGPVAFTVLEQAAATATPAADWKALKEKINASPLTLYFNTGQTQIDLTAEDRQKVADMLHYIDHVENAKLDVVGYTDNVGNRETNIHLGQKRADFAKSYLVNNGIAAEKINSTSKGPDNPLMDNATKEGQAKNRRTVVKIN is encoded by the coding sequence ATGTCAAAAAAAGCCACCTATCTTCTCGGTATACTGGCAACCATAATTATCGGTTGTTTCTTATATCACAGACTTTGCTGTATGAATTGTGACCGGGCGTGTTGTAAAAAAGACGTTGCAACAGTTCAGGACAATCTACCTCCTACATCTCCATTTTTATTAAAAGGCAACGGAATAGACTTTACCACCCAAAGCAATTTCAACTTTTTAAAGAATGATTTTAAAAAATTACTTCCGGTAAACGACTCGATCAACTTAGGGATCACGTCCCTCAAAACACTCTTTGACAAGGGTGGAAATACCCTTAAAATTACCGGTTTTGCCACAAAAGACGAAGTCAATAACTCCATGTTCCCTAATTTAGGTTTCGCCCGCGCAAATGATGTGAAGAATTATTTTGTTGCCCAAGGCATTTCATCGGCCAAAATTGAAATAAACGGTGAAGTAAAAGACGATTTAAGCATCACGAACGACACTTTATTCGGCCCGGTTGCTTTTACCGTTCTGGAACAGGCAGCAGCAACCGCCACTCCGGCAGCAGACTGGAAGGCTTTAAAAGAGAAAATCAACGCCAGCCCGTTAACGCTTTATTTCAATACCGGGCAAACCCAGATTGATTTAACGGCAGAAGACCGTCAGAAAGTAGCCGACATGCTCCACTATATTGATCATGTGGAAAATGCCAAACTCGATGTGGTGGGCTATACCGACAATGTCGGCAACAGGGAAACCAATATCCATCTGGGACAAAAACGCGCCGATTTTGCCAAAAGCTATCTGGTAAATAACGGCATTGCTGCCGAAAAAATAAACAGCACCTCAAAAGGCCCGGATAATCCTTTAATGGATAATGCCACTAAAGAAGGACAGGCAAAAAACAGACGAACTGTTGTAAAAATTAACTAA
- a CDS encoding mevalonate kinase family protein has translation MKGPLFYSKILLFGEYGIIKDSKGLSIPYNFYNGALKVAENPTEESEKSNASLKRFASYLDDLQEEYPELVTFNIAALNADVERGMYFDSSIPQGYGVGSSGALVAAIYDKYAHNKITVLENLTREKLLQLKNIFAQMESFFHGKSSGLDPLNSYLSLPILINSKDNIEPTGIPSQSTQGKGAVFLIDSGIVGETAPMVNIFMENLKDQGFRKMLKTQFVKYTDACVENFLHGDMKSLFSNTKKLSKVVLNNFKPMIPEQFHQVWQKGIDTNDYYLKLCGSGGGGYILGFTQNLEKAKESLKDYKLEVVYQF, from the coding sequence ATGAAAGGACCACTTTTTTACTCAAAAATTTTACTCTTCGGAGAATACGGAATCATTAAAGACTCTAAAGGCTTATCTATTCCTTATAATTTTTACAACGGAGCTTTAAAAGTTGCTGAAAACCCAACGGAAGAATCTGAAAAATCCAATGCAAGCCTGAAACGTTTTGCATCTTATCTGGATGATCTGCAGGAAGAATATCCGGAATTGGTGACCTTTAATATAGCGGCTTTAAATGCCGATGTGGAACGCGGTATGTACTTTGATTCCAGTATCCCGCAGGGATACGGAGTAGGAAGCAGCGGTGCTTTGGTAGCGGCGATTTACGATAAATATGCCCATAATAAGATAACGGTTCTGGAAAACCTGACCCGTGAGAAACTATTGCAGTTAAAAAATATCTTTGCCCAGATGGAATCGTTTTTCCATGGCAAAAGCTCCGGTCTGGATCCTTTAAACAGTTATTTGAGCCTGCCGATTTTAATTAACTCAAAAGACAATATCGAACCAACGGGAATTCCGTCGCAAAGTACGCAGGGCAAAGGTGCTGTGTTCCTGATTGATTCCGGAATTGTAGGCGAAACTGCCCCGATGGTGAATATCTTTATGGAAAACCTGAAAGATCAGGGATTCCGAAAAATGCTGAAAACACAATTTGTAAAATATACCGATGCCTGTGTGGAAAACTTCCTGCATGGCGATATGAAATCCTTGTTTTCGAACACCAAAAAACTTTCCAAAGTGGTGTTGAATAACTTTAAACCGATGATTCCGGAGCAATTCCACCAGGTATGGCAAAAAGGAATCGATACCAACGATTACTACCTTAAACTGTGTGGTTCCGGCGGTGGCGGTTATATTTTAGGATTTACACAAAATCTGGAAAAAGCTAAAGAATCCTTAAAAGATTATAAACTAGAAGTGGTTTACCAATTCTAA
- a CDS encoding TspO/MBR family protein — MKKITRILMVVVTCLVIGYFSGIVTRASIETWYPTLVKPSFNPPNWLFPPVWSTLYIMMGIAAGLVWNRIDFEKEAVKKALIFFAIQLALNALWSYLFFGLHNILLAMVELILLWLMIYETYIQFKKINKIAGYLLLPYLAWVTFAGVLNANIWLLNK; from the coding sequence ATGAAAAAAATCACCCGCATCTTAATGGTTGTTGTTACCTGTCTGGTTATCGGTTATTTCTCCGGCATTGTTACCCGCGCCAGTATTGAAACATGGTATCCTACTTTGGTAAAACCATCTTTCAATCCGCCCAACTGGTTATTTCCTCCGGTATGGTCAACCTTATATATTATGATGGGCATTGCAGCCGGTTTAGTATGGAACCGGATTGATTTTGAAAAAGAAGCCGTTAAAAAGGCTTTGATCTTTTTTGCGATCCAACTCGCGCTGAATGCTTTATGGTCGTACCTGTTTTTTGGGTTGCACAACATCCTTCTCGCTATGGTAGAGCTGATCTTATTGTGGCTGATGATCTACGAAACCTATATACAGTTTAAGAAAATCAATAAAATTGCCGGCTATTTATTATTGCCCTATTTAGCCTGGGTTACTTTTGCAGGCGTTTTAAATGCCAATATATGGCTGCTGAACAAATAA